Part of the Aciduliprofundum boonei T469 genome is shown below.
ATTCTATCCACAGCAGAATTATCCAATTTTCTTATTTTTGCTACAAAGTAAAGGTATTCCTCCACGGTGAGGTAATTTGGAACACTTTCGTTCTCTGGTACTATCCCAACGAGTTCTCTAACCTTTATTGGTTCTTTTAGGGGATCTACCCCTGCTACTCTGATTCTCCCTTTCGCAGGAGTTTGACCTGTTAGTACTTTTATAAGCGTGGTTTTTCCGGCGCCATTTGGACCCAGTAATCCAAAAACCTCTCCTTTTTTCACCTCTAAATTTAAATCCTTGAGAACATGCTTGTTTTCGTACCACTTGTTTAGAGAATGTACTGAAATCATATTGGAACCCTTCTACCCGAACTATCTCTCTTATACTTTCCCAAATCTTTCATCTCTGCAAGCTCTTTATTCGAAAACACAGGTCCATCAACGCATACCCTGTATCCATTTATACTGCAAGAATCGCAGATTCCTATACCGCATTTCATCAATCTCTCTAAGGATGCCTGTACCTTTATCCCTTTTTCAATTGCCATATCTATTATTTTTTTCATCATAATCTCGGGGCCACAGGTATAAATGATTGAGTAATCTCTCCTATCCATCACTTCTTTTGCAAGCTCCGTTGCAAACCCTTTGAACCCAGCAGAACCATCATCTGTTGCTATATACACATTTCTATCCTTGAATCTGTCCAGAAATAAAAGCTCCTCCTTTGTTCGAGCGGCTATTATTATATCTCCCTTAACTCTCTCAATTAATGGAGCAAGAGTTGCCATACCACTGCCACCACCAATTATCAAAGCATAGCCATCCTCGATTTTGAACCCTCTTCCATAGGGGCCTCGTATCCATAGTTTGTCCCCCTCTTTCAATTTATGCATTGCACTCGTTCCTTTTCCTATTTTTTTGACTGTAAATGCTTTCTCATCGCCTATGTAAGAGATGCTCATCGGGAACTCGTCCACTCCGGGAAGCCAGATCATGTAGAATTGTCCCGGCTCTGGCTCGCTATTATCCTTGAAGAAAAATGTCTTAATTGTTGGTGTCTCCTCTTTTATTTTTTCTATTTTTACAGCCCTATACATTATCTCACCTGCGCTATTCCTACAATATCTGAGATTTTAGAATACCCATTTTCATTCATCCACTCTTCTATCTCCTTTGCAATTTCTTTAAATACTTCTATCCCTCGAGTGTATAAGGCAGTGCCTATCTCCACAGCAGAAGCACCTGCCATTATGTACTCTATTGCATCCCTACCATTTTCAATACCGCCTACACCGATTATCGGTTTCTCTATCTCCCTATAAACTTCATATACAGCTCTCACTCCAATGGGCTTAATTGCCTTCCCGGATAATCCACCGAACACATTTTTTAGAACGGGTCTCTTTGCATCAATATCAATGGCCATAGCCTTTAGAGTATTAATTAACACGAAAGCATCCGCATTCTCAGCTGCCTTTGCAATTTCCACAATATTGTTCGTATTGGGAGTTAATTTTGCCCAGACTGGGATTTTTACTGCTCTCTTCACAGAATTAATAATTTCTTCTACAAGTTCCAAATCTGTTCCGACCTCCATGCCATAACCCTTAGCATGGGGACAGGATAAATTTAATTCAACGGCATCTGCACCATAATCTTCCATCTTTTTGGCAAGGTACGAGAATTCTTCAGGATTGGAGCCGAATATACTTCCTATTATTGGCACTCCTCCTTCTTTTGCGATTTTTATCTCATCTTTATAATTTTCAATTCCTGGATTTGGAAGGCCCATGGCGTTGAGAAGTCCACAGGGGAGTTCATAGACAACAGGATTTTCATATCCCTCTCTGGGCTCTTTGCCTATGGATTTTGTAACTATACCTCCAGCACCATTCTTTGCAATTCTCAGCATGGTCTCTCCTGATTCGTCCAGTATACCAGATGCAAGAATAAGTGGATTTTTAAGGTGCAATTTGCCAATATCTACATCGAGCATATTAAGATTAAGGAGAAATGCATATTAAATCATTTCGTGAGCATAATTACGGCATCTTCGAGGGCCTTATTGGCTATTTTGTCTTTTATTTCCATTCTTTTTCCTTTGAATACATATTTTCTCACTTCTATGTTCTCTCCTATCTTTACACCTATATAAACTAGCCCAACGGGCTTATCTTTTGAACCACCGGAAGGCCCGGCTATGCCTGTAGTTGCTATTGCCACATCCGCTTTGAATAAATTGCTCACTCCAATTGCCATCTCCCTTGCGCATTCTTCGCTCACCGCACCGAAATTCTCCAGTGTCTCTTTTTTAACACCCAATATATCCATTTTTATCTCATTACTATATGCTACAATCCCACCTAAAAAATAAGAGGATGCTCCGGGTACATCAGTTATCTTGCTTCCAACCAATCCCCCTGTGCAAGACTCGGCAACAGCTATTTTTAATCCTCCCTTTTTCAAAATTTTTCCTATTTTCTCTTCACTCTTCATCACTCTCAGCCAACTCCCTCAAACGAGAAATTCCATCGATTTCTTTTATTGTTCTTGCAACCATCTCAGGCACGAATTGCTCCCATGGCTCTCCGTGTATAATCCTCCTTCTTATCTCCCTGCCAGAATACTTCTTTCTATCGTAGAATGGAGGAGTTTCAATCTTGTATCCTCTCTCTTCAAACAATCTCTTTATTAGGGGATTATTTGCAAAAACAACATCAAATGGTGGGGCTATGCTCTCCACATGTGCGACCCAGATTGAATTGCGATGCAGGTCCTCTATGGGCACTAGGTAATAATTGTGAATTCCCTCAGCCTCCAAGCTTCTTGAAATCATTAGATGCCTCTCACCTGCTGTGAATGGATTATCGAGCGTGTGAGAATACTGGGCACTTCCTATGCCCACAATTACATCTTCGTACTTTGAAACTATGTATTTTATCACTTCCAGATGTCCTTTATGAAATGGCTGAAATCTGCCTATTATTAAAGCACGCATATTTGTAAATCTCTTTATATGAAATAAACTTTTTCAAGAAGGGGTACCAAGCAGCGCCCTGTATACCAGGGCTAGCTCACAATTTATAAAATTGCTTCATTTTTTATTTCTAAACTTTCTCTTTGAAATTTTCTATGGTTGAAAATGTAAGATGCTTCTTTGTCTCATATAACTAATTCAAAAGTTCTTTGGGGGTAAATGAGCATCGTGAGATACGAACACGCTCTGCGTAGCAGGGCAGTGGCACCTTTCTTTGTAAGAAAGTGGCTCTAAGAACCTACAGTGGGTTCTTATCAACTCCAGCAACCCAATAATAAGTTTCTTTCCGGATGAAACCGCTTTCTTTTTTAAAGAAAGGGGTTCAGTGGGGCCGACCGGATTTGAACCGGCGACCTCCCGGTATCTGAAAGCCCCCTTTTACGGGTAAAGCCGCTTTTTTAAAGGGGCTTCTATCAGCCGGGTGCTCCAACCATGCTAAGCTACGGCCCCGTGCGGAGTGTATTATATTTCCCTATTTAAAACTTTTTTGCTTAGAATGATGCACCGAAGAATATGTTTATTACATAACCGAATAGGTATGAAAGAGTCGCAGCTCCCAAACCAAGCACTACCATCTCTGCAACTTTTCTTTTTATGGATATGCCTGACATGACAGAAATTATTGCTGAAACTATCGCTAGAGCCAATCCTGCTAAGAAAACTGAGAAAGGAAGAGCAATGTAAGATGTAGGTGCGAAGAAATATGGAATAACAGGGAAAAACACACCGAGGATATAAGCTAAACCTGTATAAAGGGCAGCCCTGCCCTCATCTATATCCTCCTTCGGGATTATGTTTTCAGGTTTACCCTTTTTCACTATGTAATCTGCAGCAGTATCGGAAACCTCACCTGCTAATCCCATTTCCTCTAATTTCTCTTTCACTTCCTTTTTTGCCCTTTCTTGGGATAGGGAGAACACGATGCTTAACCTATTCCTTGTTCCTTCATTGACTTGTCTTTGAGAGCGAACTGATACATAGGTACCGATACCCATGGATAGGGCTCCAGCAACGCCCACAATCAATCCACTAAGCCCAACAATCATAGGATTGTTCACATATACTGCGGATAATCCTGTGACTGCACCTAAGAGCTCTACAAGACCATCATTCATTCCCAATACAAGGTCTCTGATGTTTTCGGCATGAAGCAATTTTTTCTCATTTTCAAAGATTTTTTCATGCTCTAACTCGTCGAGTATTATATTCCCTAATTCTCTTTTTTCCTCCTCACTGAGATTATAATCTTTGTAAAAATTGTAATAGGTTGATACTGTGGAGGACTCCGTGGCCTCAAATAGGGATACCATGTAGACAGAACCTAGGAGCAATTTAAGAATTCTTAATGAAAATTTTTTAAAAGAGCTTAATCTCACATCTTTTACCCTTTCTCCCCTTTTTTCTACAAAGTTTTTCCAGAATTCGGCATGTCTTTTTTCAATATTGGCTAAACCCAAGAGCTTGGTCTTCAATTCTCTCCTCTTCTCTAAATGTCCAAGATATTCGTAAATCAATGAATCCCTCATTTCATTTTGGTAGAATTTTTTTGCAATGGCTATAATGTCCATCGACTCTAAATATGTGTGCGATATTTAAAATTTTAAGTACCATAATTTTTATAACATTTGCGGAGATTACAATCTGGTGAAAAATATGGTTGAAAGGTTCAGATGCCAGCTTGTTTCTTGGAAAGACATAGAAAGATGGTCAAAGAACATAGTTAAGGAGGTTATGAAAAGCGGTTATGAGCCTGAAATTGTAATAGGACTTGCCCGAGGAGGGCTCGTACCCGCAAGATTGATTGCAGATTATCTTAACATCAAGGATTTATATGCTGTAAAAACAGAGCACTGGGGATTAACAGCTACACCTGATGGTAAGGCAAAGCTTGCCCAAGGGTTGCAGATAAGTATTGATGGTAAGAGAGTGCTGGTGGTGGACGACATAACTGATACGGGACAGAGTTTGAAACTAGCAGTTGACCATATTAAGGGACATAACCCCTCCGAGATAAGAAGTGCGACTTTATTGCATATAACACATTCAAAATATGTCCCCGATTACTATTCTGATGAAGTGCCCGAGGATAAATGGACATGGTTCATTTTCCCATGGAATGTTTATGAGGATATGAGAAATCTCATTCCAAAGACATTATACGGGCCAAAGGATAGGTATGAAATTAAAAATGCGTTAAAGGAGCAGTTTCAGATTGATGTGCGCATAAGGATAATATCCGAAGTGTTGAGAGATCTTGCTAAGCGAGGAATTATAAAGAAAAATGGTAATAAATGGGAGTTGGTAAAATGAAACTTTTAAAAGAGTCTCTCAAGAATGCACCGGTAATAATGAAGGGAAACTATCCATATTTTATCCACCCGCTTACGGACGGAATTCCAGAGATAGATCCTGCCGTGCTCAAGGATGCTGTAAATGAAATAATAAAGGTAATAGACATTGATAATTTTGATAAGATTGTGGCAGTAGAGGCCATGGGTTTACCTATTGGTGTTGCTCTCAGTATGGAACTAACGAAGCCCATGACGGTCATAAGAAAAAGGCCCTATGGCTTATCTGGAGAGGTCATGGTTGAGCAGCAGACAGGATATTCTAAAGGTAAGTTATATATAAATTCCATATCCTCTCAAGATACCTTGCTCTTGGTGGATGATGTTCTAAGCACAGGAGGTACAATAACTGCTGTGGTGGACGGAATAAAGAAGATAGGAGCAAAGATAAGTGACATAGTGGTGGTTGTTAACAAAAACAGAAACATCAAAGAAGTAGAGCAAAAGATAGGATTTAAGATAAAGACAATAGTAAATATAGAAATAGTTGATGGAAAGGTTAAAGTTTTAGACTAAAGCGTTTTTTCCATTATCTCATCTATTTCTTTTTGAAACATCTGGTATAAATTGGATATAAACTCTTTTTTTACATCTGGAGGCAACGAAATCACACCAAGTTCACCCAAGGCCTTTGTGAGCAGAGTAGCTGCTTCAATTTCTTTCACCTTCGCATTTATATACATCATCATTGCCTCCCTCATTTCCTCTTTTATCTTTGGGTTCTCATTCATTTTTTCTTTTATATATTCTTTCATCTGGTCTTTCATGAGATCTCTAAGAACTTCTAGCATCATGTCCTCAGAGGGCATTATTTTCTCCGTGTCTTTTAATAACATTTCAATATTCCTCACCATAAGGATAGATATGATCTTATTTGATAAGTAAATTTCTCAATGGCTTCCAAACTCCTCCTATTTAAAGTACTTGCCTATGAATTCAACTCACCCACAATGAGGAAAAAGTTAAATACTTTAAAGTTCATTAATCTAAAAATATATATTGGTGGTTTAAATGGTTCAGGGAGCATCAATAAGGCTTATAATAGATTATGTATCGAAAAAGAAGGGAATTGAAGGGTTAAATGCTTTGAGAGACATTGTTAATAAGGATAGGGTTATATTTATGAAAGAATCAGATATAAAGCACAATGAAAATTACCCCGGGCATTA
Proteins encoded:
- a CDS encoding dihydroorotate dehydrogenase electron transfer subunit; amino-acid sequence: MYRAVKIEKIKEETPTIKTFFFKDNSEPEPGQFYMIWLPGVDEFPMSISYIGDEKAFTVKKIGKGTSAMHKLKEGDKLWIRGPYGRGFKIEDGYALIIGGGSGMATLAPLIERVKGDIIIAARTKEELLFLDRFKDRNVYIATDDGSAGFKGFATELAKEVMDRRDYSIIYTCGPEIMMKKIIDMAIEKGIKVQASLERLMKCGIGICDSCSINGYRVCVDGPVFSNKELAEMKDLGKYKRDSSGRRVPI
- a CDS encoding VIT1/CCC1 transporter family protein, with translation MDIIAIAKKFYQNEMRDSLIYEYLGHLEKRRELKTKLLGLANIEKRHAEFWKNFVEKRGERVKDVRLSSFKKFSLRILKLLLGSVYMVSLFEATESSTVSTYYNFYKDYNLSEEEKRELGNIILDELEHEKIFENEKKLLHAENIRDLVLGMNDGLVELLGAVTGLSAVYVNNPMIVGLSGLIVGVAGALSMGIGTYVSVRSQRQVNEGTRNRLSIVFSLSQERAKKEVKEKLEEMGLAGEVSDTAADYIVKKGKPENIIPKEDIDEGRAALYTGLAYILGVFFPVIPYFFAPTSYIALPFSVFLAGLALAIVSAIISVMSGISIKRKVAEMVVLGLGAATLSYLFGYVINIFFGASF
- a CDS encoding phosphoribosyltransferase, whose protein sequence is MVERFRCQLVSWKDIERWSKNIVKEVMKSGYEPEIVIGLARGGLVPARLIADYLNIKDLYAVKTEHWGLTATPDGKAKLAQGLQISIDGKRVLVVDDITDTGQSLKLAVDHIKGHNPSEIRSATLLHITHSKYVPDYYSDEVPEDKWTWFIFPWNVYEDMRNLIPKTLYGPKDRYEIKNALKEQFQIDVRIRIISEVLRDLAKRGIIKKNGNKWELVK
- a CDS encoding CinA family protein is translated as MKSEEKIGKILKKGGLKIAVAESCTGGLVGSKITDVPGASSYFLGGIVAYSNEIKMDILGVKKETLENFGAVSEECAREMAIGVSNLFKADVAIATTGIAGPSGGSKDKPVGLVYIGVKIGENIEVRKYVFKGKRMEIKDKIANKALEDAVIMLTK
- a CDS encoding dihydroorotate dehydrogenase, which gives rise to MLDVDIGKLHLKNPLILASGILDESGETMLRIAKNGAGGIVTKSIGKEPREGYENPVVYELPCGLLNAMGLPNPGIENYKDEIKIAKEGGVPIIGSIFGSNPEEFSYLAKKMEDYGADAVELNLSCPHAKGYGMEVGTDLELVEEIINSVKRAVKIPVWAKLTPNTNNIVEIAKAAENADAFVLINTLKAMAIDIDAKRPVLKNVFGGLSGKAIKPIGVRAVYEVYREIEKPIIGVGGIENGRDAIEYIMAGASAVEIGTALYTRGIEVFKEIAKEIEEWMNENGYSKISDIVGIAQVR
- the hpt gene encoding hypoxanthine/guanine phosphoribosyltransferase; this encodes MKLLKESLKNAPVIMKGNYPYFIHPLTDGIPEIDPAVLKDAVNEIIKVIDIDNFDKIVAVEAMGLPIGVALSMELTKPMTVIRKRPYGLSGEVMVEQQTGYSKGKLYINSISSQDTLLLVDDVLSTGGTITAVVDGIKKIGAKISDIVVVVNKNRNIKEVEQKIGFKIKTIVNIEIVDGKVKVLD
- a CDS encoding nicotinamide-nucleotide adenylyltransferase, whose product is MRALIIGRFQPFHKGHLEVIKYIVSKYEDVIVGIGSAQYSHTLDNPFTAGERHLMISRSLEAEGIHNYYLVPIEDLHRNSIWVAHVESIAPPFDVVFANNPLIKRLFEERGYKIETPPFYDRKKYSGREIRRRIIHGEPWEQFVPEMVARTIKEIDGISRLRELAESDEE